From Nomascus leucogenys isolate Asia chromosome 15, Asia_NLE_v1, whole genome shotgun sequence, a single genomic window includes:
- the C15H11orf54 gene encoding ester hydrolase C11orf54 homolog isoform X5 — protein sequence MPVIQTESEHKPPVNGSYFAHVNPADGGCLLEKYSEKRHDFECALLANLFASEGQPGKVIEVKAKRRTGPLNFVTCMRQTLEKHYGNKPIGMGGTFIIQKGKVKSHIMPAEFSSCPLNSDEEVNKWLHFYEMKAPLVCLPVFVSRDPGFDLRLEHTHFFSHHGEGGHYHYDTTPDIVEYLGYFLPAEFLYRIDQPKETHSIGRD from the exons ATGCCAGTTATTCAGACAGAAAGTGAACACAAGCCTCCTGTGAATGGAAGTTACTTTGCCCATGTGAACCCTGCAGATGGAGGGTGCCTACTGGAGAAATACAGTGAGAAACGTCATGATTTTGAGTGTGCATTACTGGCTAATCTTTTTGCCAGTGAGGGCCAACCTGGCAAG GTAATTGAGGTGAAAGCCAAAAGAAGAACTGGACCACTTAACTTTGTGACTTGTATGAGACAGACCCTGGAAAAACATTATGGAAATAAGCCCATAGGAATGGGAGGTACTTTCATAATTCAGAAGGGAAAAGTGAAGTCTCACATTATG CCTGCAGAATTTTCTTCCTGCCCCTTGAACTCTGATGAAGAAGTGAATAAATGGTTGCATTTTTATGAGATGAAAGCTCCTTTGGTTTGTCTACCAGTTTTTGTCTCCAGAGACCCA GGGTTTGATTTGCGACTGGAGCACACTCATTTTTTTAGTCATCATGGAGAAGGTGGACACTACCATTATGACACTACTCCAGATATAGTGGAATATCTTGGATACTTCTTACCTGCAGAGTTTCTCTATCGCATTGATCAACCAAAAGAGACTCATTCAATTGGGCGAGATTAA